A section of the Pseudomonas sp. Q1-7 genome encodes:
- a CDS encoding CsiV family protein has product MRAIRNFALLLALLAPAAFADGLYSVEMIIFRQAGDPIPSSQPAPDDWAAGSQSIAGSERATALDGEAAKLNPNAGYEVLLHKAWSQNLSAIPNKVAVSIGEPQLGHFPVEGTLALTLDRSVDAEADFWINQFDGSGLISSSERLRQGTRLKNGELTYLDHGNLGILIRISPL; this is encoded by the coding sequence ATGCGTGCCATTCGTAACTTCGCCCTGCTGCTCGCCCTGCTGGCCCCGGCCGCCTTCGCAGACGGACTCTATTCGGTGGAAATGATCATCTTCCGCCAGGCTGGCGACCCCATCCCTTCCAGCCAACCGGCGCCGGACGACTGGGCTGCGGGCAGCCAATCCATTGCCGGCAGCGAACGCGCCACCGCACTGGACGGCGAAGCCGCCAAGCTCAACCCCAACGCTGGCTATGAAGTGCTGCTGCACAAGGCCTGGTCGCAGAACCTCTCCGCCATCCCCAACAAGGTCGCGGTGAGCATCGGCGAACCGCAGCTCGGACATTTTCCGGTGGAAGGCACCCTGGCGCTCACCCTCGATCGCAGCGTCGACGCCGAGGCCGACTTCTGGATCAACCAGTTCGATGGCAGCGGCCTGATCAGCAGCAGCGAGCGCCTGCGCCAGGGCACCCGCCTGAAGAACGGCGAACTCACTTACCTCGACCACGGCAACCTGGGCATCCTGATCCGTATCAGCCCCCTCTAA
- the mfd gene encoding transcription-repair coupling factor, whose amino-acid sequence MSVLRLPPLPSAAGKQHWGNLPGAALSLAIAEATSAGKRFTLLLTADSQTAERLEQELGFFAPELDVLHFPDWETLPYDLFSPHQDIISQRVDTLYRLPEVRRGVLVVPITTALHRLAPTRFLLGSSLVLDVGQKLDVEQMRLRLEAAGYRCVDTVYEHGEFAVRGALIDLFPMGSDQPYRIDLFDDEIETLRTFDPETQRSVDKVDSIRLLPAREFPLDKKAVTDFRGRFRERFDVDFRRCPIYQDLASGITPAGIEYYLPLFFEETATLFDYLPTDTQVFSLPGIEQAAEQFWADVRNRYEERRVDPERPLVPPAELFLPVEDCFARLKGSPRLVLSQEDLEPGVGRERFSARALPDLAIQAKATEPLAALRRFLDEFPGRVLFSAESAGRREVLLEMLARLKVRPQEVEGWPAFIASDQRLAITIAPLDEGLLLDDPGIALIAESPLFGQRVMQRRRRERRGDAGDNVIKNLAELREGAPVVHIDHGVGRYLGLITLEIDDQAAEFLALQYAEDAKLYVPVASLHLIARYTGSDDALAPLHRLGSEAWQKAKRKAAEQVRDVAAELLDIYARRAAREGYAFKDPKADYATFSAGFPFEETPDQQAAIEAVLADMLAPKPMDRLVCGDVGFGKTEVAMRAAFVAVHSGRQVAVLVPTTLLAQQHYNSFRDRFADWPVTVEVMSRFKSAKEVEGAAQQLAEGKIDIIIGTHKLLQDDVRFKNLGLAIIDEEHRFGVRQKEQLKSLRSEVDILTLTATPIPRTLNMAVAGMRDLSIIATPPARRLSVRTFVMERQNTAIKEALLRELLRGGQVYYLHNEVATIEKCAAELAELVPEARIAVGHGQMRERELEQVMSDFYHKRFNVLVASTIIETGIDVPSANTIVIERADKFGLAQLHQLRGRVGRSHHQAYAYLLTPPRKQMTPDAEKRLEAIANAQDLGAGFVLATHDLEIRGAGELLGEGQSGQIQAVGFTLYMEMLERAVKAIRKGEQPNLEQPLGGGPEINLRVPALIPEDYLPDVHARLILYKRIASAADEDGLKELQVEMIDRFGLLPEPTKHLVRLTLLKLQAEKLGIRKVDAGPQGGRIEFAADTCVDPLVLIKLIQGQPKRYKFEGATQFKFQVPMERPEERFNTLEALFERLTPQ is encoded by the coding sequence GTGTCCGTATTGCGCCTCCCGCCCCTGCCCTCCGCCGCCGGCAAGCAGCATTGGGGCAACCTGCCCGGTGCTGCCCTGAGCCTGGCCATCGCCGAAGCCACCAGCGCCGGCAAGCGTTTCACCCTGCTGCTGACGGCCGACAGCCAGACTGCCGAACGCCTGGAACAGGAACTCGGCTTCTTCGCCCCGGAACTGGACGTCCTGCACTTTCCCGACTGGGAAACCCTGCCCTACGACCTCTTCTCGCCGCACCAGGACATCATTTCCCAGCGCGTCGACACCCTCTACCGGCTCCCCGAAGTCAGGCGCGGCGTACTGGTCGTGCCGATCACCACCGCCCTGCACCGCCTGGCGCCAACGCGCTTTCTGCTTGGCTCCAGCCTGGTGCTGGATGTCGGCCAGAAGCTCGATGTGGAACAGATGCGCCTGCGCCTGGAGGCAGCCGGCTATCGCTGCGTGGACACCGTCTACGAACACGGCGAGTTCGCCGTGCGCGGCGCGCTGATCGACCTCTTCCCCATGGGCAGCGACCAACCCTACCGGATCGACCTGTTCGACGACGAGATCGAGACCCTGCGCACCTTCGACCCGGAAACCCAGCGCTCGGTGGACAAGGTGGACTCCATCCGCCTGCTGCCGGCCCGCGAGTTCCCGCTGGACAAGAAAGCCGTCACCGACTTCCGCGGACGCTTCCGCGAGCGCTTCGACGTAGACTTCCGCCGCTGCCCCATCTACCAGGACCTGGCCAGCGGCATCACCCCCGCCGGCATCGAGTACTATCTGCCGCTGTTCTTCGAGGAGACCGCGACGCTCTTCGACTACCTGCCAACGGACACCCAGGTGTTTTCCCTGCCGGGCATCGAACAGGCTGCCGAACAGTTCTGGGCCGATGTCCGCAACCGCTACGAGGAGCGGCGCGTCGACCCAGAGCGCCCCCTGGTCCCCCCCGCCGAACTCTTCCTGCCCGTGGAGGACTGCTTCGCCCGCCTCAAGGGTTCGCCGCGCCTGGTGCTGAGCCAGGAAGACCTCGAGCCCGGCGTCGGCCGTGAGCGTTTCTCCGCCCGCGCCCTGCCCGACCTGGCGATCCAGGCCAAGGCCACGGAACCGCTGGCCGCCTTGCGCCGGTTCCTCGACGAATTCCCCGGCCGCGTGCTATTCAGCGCCGAATCGGCGGGACGTCGCGAAGTGCTGCTGGAAATGCTTGCCCGCCTCAAGGTACGCCCGCAGGAAGTCGAAGGCTGGCCGGCCTTCATCGCCAGCGACCAGCGCCTGGCCATCACCATCGCCCCGCTGGACGAAGGCCTGCTGCTGGATGATCCGGGCATCGCGCTGATCGCCGAGAGCCCGCTCTTCGGCCAGCGGGTAATGCAGCGTCGGCGCCGCGAGCGCCGTGGCGACGCCGGCGACAACGTGATCAAGAACCTCGCGGAGCTGCGCGAGGGCGCCCCCGTGGTGCACATCGACCACGGAGTCGGCCGCTACCTGGGCCTGATCACCCTGGAAATCGACGACCAGGCCGCCGAATTCCTCGCCCTGCAATACGCCGAGGACGCCAAGCTCTATGTGCCGGTGGCCAGCCTCCACCTGATCGCTCGCTACACCGGCAGCGACGACGCCCTGGCCCCGCTGCACCGCCTCGGCTCGGAAGCCTGGCAGAAGGCCAAGCGCAAGGCTGCCGAACAGGTCCGCGACGTCGCTGCCGAACTGCTGGATATCTACGCCCGCCGGGCCGCCCGCGAAGGCTATGCGTTCAAGGACCCGAAGGCCGACTACGCGACCTTCTCAGCCGGCTTCCCCTTCGAGGAAACCCCCGACCAGCAGGCCGCCATCGAAGCGGTGCTGGCGGACATGCTGGCGCCCAAGCCGATGGACCGCCTGGTTTGCGGCGACGTCGGCTTCGGCAAGACTGAAGTCGCCATGCGCGCGGCCTTCGTCGCCGTCCACAGTGGCAGACAGGTCGCGGTGCTGGTCCCTACGACCTTGCTCGCCCAGCAGCACTACAACAGCTTCCGCGACCGCTTCGCCGACTGGCCGGTGACCGTGGAGGTGATGAGCCGATTCAAGTCAGCCAAGGAAGTGGAAGGTGCGGCGCAGCAGCTGGCCGAAGGCAAGATCGACATCATCATCGGCACCCACAAGCTGCTGCAGGATGACGTGCGCTTCAAGAACCTCGGCCTGGCGATCATCGACGAAGAACACCGCTTCGGCGTGCGCCAGAAGGAGCAGTTGAAGTCCCTGCGCAGCGAAGTGGACATCCTCACCCTCACCGCCACGCCCATTCCACGCACCCTGAACATGGCCGTGGCGGGCATGCGCGACCTGTCGATCATCGCCACGCCCCCGGCGCGCCGCCTGTCCGTGCGCACCTTCGTCATGGAGCGGCAAAACACCGCGATCAAGGAGGCCCTGCTGCGCGAGTTGCTGCGCGGCGGCCAGGTCTACTACCTGCACAACGAGGTGGCGACCATCGAGAAATGCGCCGCCGAGTTGGCCGAGCTGGTGCCAGAGGCGCGCATCGCCGTCGGTCACGGGCAAATGCGCGAACGTGAACTCGAACAGGTGATGAGCGATTTCTACCACAAGCGCTTCAACGTGCTGGTGGCCTCCACCATCATCGAGACCGGCATCGACGTGCCCAGCGCCAACACCATCGTCATCGAGCGCGCCGACAAGTTCGGCCTGGCCCAGTTGCACCAGTTGCGCGGCCGGGTCGGCCGCAGCCACCACCAGGCCTATGCCTACCTGCTGACGCCGCCGCGCAAGCAAATGACCCCGGACGCCGAGAAGCGCCTGGAGGCCATCGCCAATGCCCAGGACCTCGGCGCCGGCTTCGTCCTCGCCACCCACGACCTGGAAATCCGTGGCGCCGGCGAACTGCTGGGCGAGGGCCAGAGCGGGCAAATCCAGGCCGTCGGCTTCACCCTCTACATGGAAATGCTCGAGCGCGCAGTGAAAGCCATCCGCAAGGGCGAACAACCCAACCTGGAGCAACCGCTGGGCGGCGGACCGGAAATCAACCTGCGGGTGCCGGCGCTGATCCCGGAGGACTACCTGCCGGACGTGCACGCGCGGCTGATCCTCTACAAGCGCATCGCCTCCGCAGCCGACGAGGACGGCCTGAAAGAACTGCAGGTGGAGATGATCGACCGCTTCGGCTTGCTGCCCGAGCCCACCAAGCACCTGGTGCGCCTGACCCTACTTAAACTGCAGGCGGAGAAGCTCGGCATCAGAAAGGTCGACGCCGGCCCCCAGGGCGGCCGCATCGAGTTCGCCGCCGACACCTGTGTCGACCCGCTGGTGCTGATCAAGCTGATCCAGGGCCAGCCCAAGCGCTACAAGTTCGAAGGCGCCACCCAGTTCAAGTTCCAGGTTCCCATGGAACGCCCGGAAGAACGCTTCAATACCCTTGAAGCGCTGTTCGAACGCCTGACCCCGCAGTAG
- a CDS encoding glyceraldehyde-3-phosphate dehydrogenase, protein MWKVLPVTQKPDQCLGEWIDREALAEAMIPMIGQLYRNNNVVTSIYGRGLINRSVIAILKAHRFARHRLADEAELSVHETFPILKAMSELKLGAASVDLGKMVAKYKAEGNGRSIEQFTKDELADVVGKQNGNAREGTDVVLYGFGRIGRLLARILIEKTGGGDGLRLRAIVVRKGAENDLVKRASLLRRDSVHGPFDGTIVIDEANSTLTANGNLIQVIYSNDPASIDYTQYGIKNALLVDNTGKWRDADGLGQHLKCPGIDRVVLTAPGKGALKNIVHGINHGDITADDKIVSAASCTTNAIVPVLKAVNDQYGIVNGHVETVHSYTNDQNLIDNFHKGSRRGRSAPLNMVITETGAATAAAKALPVLKGRLTGNAIRVPTPNVSMAILNLNLEKATSRDEINEYLRQMAMHSDLHKQIDYVSSQEVVSSDFVGSRHAGVVDAEATICNDNRVVLYVWYDNEFGYSCQVVRVMEDMAGVNPPAFPR, encoded by the coding sequence ATGTGGAAGGTACTGCCCGTGACTCAGAAGCCCGACCAGTGTCTCGGTGAATGGATCGATCGTGAAGCCCTCGCGGAAGCCATGATTCCGATGATTGGCCAGCTGTATCGCAACAATAATGTTGTGACTTCGATCTATGGCCGTGGCCTGATCAACCGCTCCGTGATCGCCATCCTCAAGGCGCACCGTTTTGCCCGTCACCGCCTGGCGGACGAAGCTGAACTGTCGGTTCACGAAACCTTCCCGATCCTCAAGGCCATGAGCGAGCTCAAACTGGGCGCCGCCTCCGTGGACCTGGGCAAGATGGTTGCCAAGTACAAGGCCGAAGGTAACGGCCGCAGCATCGAGCAGTTCACCAAGGATGAACTGGCCGACGTGGTCGGCAAGCAGAACGGCAACGCCCGCGAAGGCACCGACGTCGTCCTGTACGGCTTCGGCCGCATCGGCCGCCTGCTGGCGCGTATCCTGATCGAGAAGACCGGTGGCGGCGACGGCCTGCGCCTGCGCGCCATCGTCGTCCGCAAGGGCGCGGAAAACGACCTGGTCAAGCGTGCCAGCCTGCTGCGTCGCGACTCCGTGCACGGTCCGTTCGATGGCACCATCGTCATCGACGAGGCCAACAGCACCCTGACCGCCAACGGCAACCTGATCCAGGTGATCTACTCCAACGATCCCGCTTCGATCGACTACACCCAGTACGGCATCAAGAATGCCCTGCTGGTGGATAACACCGGCAAATGGCGTGACGCCGATGGCCTGGGCCAGCACCTGAAATGCCCGGGTATCGATCGCGTGGTCCTGACCGCTCCGGGCAAGGGCGCGCTGAAGAACATCGTTCACGGCATCAACCACGGCGACATCACTGCTGACGACAAGATCGTCTCCGCCGCTTCCTGCACCACCAACGCCATCGTGCCGGTGCTGAAGGCGGTCAACGATCAGTACGGCATCGTCAACGGCCACGTCGAAACCGTTCACTCGTACACCAACGACCAGAACCTGATCGACAACTTCCACAAGGGCAGCCGTCGCGGCCGCAGCGCTCCGCTGAACATGGTGATCACCGAGACCGGTGCCGCCACCGCCGCCGCCAAGGCCCTGCCTGTCCTGAAAGGCAGGCTGACCGGCAACGCGATCCGCGTTCCGACGCCGAACGTCTCCATGGCGATCCTGAACCTGAACCTGGAGAAGGCCACCAGCCGCGACGAGATCAACGAATACCTGCGCCAGATGGCCATGCATTCGGACCTGCACAAGCAGATCGACTACGTCTCTTCCCAGGAAGTGGTGTCCTCCGACTTCGTCGGCTCCCGCCACGCCGGCGTGGTAGACGCCGAAGCCACCATCTGCAACGACAACCGCGTTGTCCTGTACGTCTGGTACGACAACGAGTTCGGTTACAGCTGCCAGGTGGTACGCGTGATGGAAGACATGGCCGGGGTCAACCCGCCGGCGTTCCCGCGCTAA
- a CDS encoding amino acid permease, whose product MEGHHLHQGPLKRGLKNRHIQLIALGGAIGTGLFLGSAGVLKSAGPSMILGYAVAGFFAFLIMRQLGEMIVEEPVAGSFSHFAHKYWGGYAGFLSGWNYWVLYVLVGMAELTAVGKYIQFWWPEVPTWVSAAVFFVLINLINLANVKVFGEAEFWFALIKVVAIIGMIVLGIYLLVSGEGGPQAAVDNLWSHGGFFPNGIEGLVMVLAIIMFSFGGLELVGITAAEASEPKKVIPKAINQVIYRILIFYIGALSVLLMLYPWDKLLETLGAAGDPYSGSPFVQIFSLIGSDAAAHILNFVVLTAALSVYNSGVYCNSRMLYGLAEQGDAPRALMKVDDRGVPVLAIGVSALITFLCVVVNYLAPQKALELLMALVVAALVINWAMISLSHLMFRKSLNAQGIQPFFKAFWYPVGNYLCLAFVALILGVMLMIPGINVSVYAIPFWLALIGVCYWFKRSAARATAH is encoded by the coding sequence ATGGAAGGACACCACCTTCACCAGGGGCCGCTTAAAAGGGGCCTGAAAAACCGCCACATCCAGCTTATCGCGCTGGGCGGCGCCATCGGTACCGGCCTGTTCCTGGGCTCGGCCGGGGTGCTCAAGTCGGCCGGTCCGTCGATGATTCTCGGCTATGCCGTCGCCGGCTTCTTTGCGTTCCTGATCATGCGCCAGCTGGGCGAAATGATCGTCGAAGAGCCGGTGGCCGGTTCCTTCAGCCATTTCGCCCACAAGTACTGGGGTGGCTATGCGGGTTTTCTTTCCGGCTGGAACTACTGGGTGCTCTATGTGCTGGTCGGCATGGCCGAACTGACGGCCGTGGGCAAATACATCCAGTTCTGGTGGCCCGAGGTGCCCACCTGGGTGTCGGCGGCGGTCTTCTTCGTGCTGATCAACCTGATCAACCTGGCCAATGTGAAGGTGTTCGGCGAAGCTGAATTCTGGTTCGCCCTGATCAAAGTGGTCGCCATCATCGGCATGATCGTCCTGGGTATCTACCTGCTGGTCAGCGGCGAAGGTGGTCCGCAGGCGGCGGTCGACAACCTCTGGAGTCATGGCGGCTTCTTCCCTAATGGCATCGAAGGCCTGGTGATGGTCCTGGCCATCATTATGTTCTCCTTCGGTGGCCTGGAGCTGGTGGGTATCACCGCAGCCGAGGCCAGCGAGCCGAAGAAGGTGATCCCGAAGGCGATCAATCAGGTGATCTACCGCATTCTGATTTTCTATATCGGGGCCCTCAGTGTGTTGCTGATGCTGTACCCTTGGGACAAGTTGCTGGAAACCCTGGGCGCCGCTGGCGATCCCTACAGCGGCAGCCCCTTCGTGCAGATTTTCTCCCTGATCGGCAGCGACGCCGCCGCCCATATCCTCAATTTCGTGGTGCTCACCGCCGCGCTGTCGGTTTACAACAGCGGCGTCTACTGCAACAGCCGGATGCTCTATGGTCTGGCCGAGCAGGGCGATGCGCCCCGGGCGCTGATGAAGGTGGATGACCGAGGCGTGCCGGTACTGGCCATCGGTGTCTCGGCGCTGATCACCTTCCTCTGCGTGGTGGTCAACTACCTGGCGCCGCAGAAAGCCCTTGAGCTGTTGATGGCGCTGGTGGTCGCGGCCCTGGTGATCAACTGGGCCATGATCAGCCTGTCTCACCTGATGTTCCGCAAGAGCCTGAACGCCCAGGGCATTCAGCCCTTCTTCAAGGCGTTCTGGTATCCCGTCGGCAATTACCTGTGTCTGGCCTTCGTGGCGCTGATCCTGGGTGTAATGCTGATGATTCCGGGCATCAACGTGTCGGTCTACGCCATTCCCTTCTGGCTGGCGCTGATTGGTGTCTGCTATTGGTTCAAGCGCTCTGCCGCTCGCGCTACCGCCCACTGA
- a CDS encoding Na(+)-translocating NADH-quinone reductase subunit A → MIRIKRGLDLPVVGEPVQRIDAGRPVRSVAVIGFDYHGMKPTMDVQVGDRVKLGQPLFSDKKTPGVIHTAPAAGVISAIHRGEQRVLQSVVIDVDGDDEVRFEQYPAAQLDQLDAQQVRDNLVRSGLWTALRTRPFSRVPAIDATPSSIFVTAMDTHPLAADPAIVIAEHAEDFEHGLKVLARLARVFLCKAEDASLPGEGLAQVRSESFAGPHPAGLPGTHIHFLDPVSASKSVWHIGYQDVIAIGKLFTSGRLWVERVVALAGPAVEKPRLLRTRLGANLDELTAGELQPGANRVVSGSLLGGRTSRGACAYLGRYHLQVSCLAEGSDRELLHYLRAGVNKHSVLNIFVSKLLGGRKFAFSTSTNGSPRAMVPVGNYEAVMPLDILPTQLLRYLIVGDTEMAQKLGCLELDEEDLALCSYVCAGKYEYGPILRDNLSRIEKEG, encoded by the coding sequence ATGATCAGAATCAAGCGAGGGCTGGACCTGCCGGTGGTGGGGGAGCCCGTCCAGCGAATCGACGCCGGACGCCCGGTTCGGAGCGTTGCCGTCATCGGCTTCGACTACCACGGCATGAAGCCGACCATGGATGTCCAGGTGGGGGATCGGGTCAAGCTCGGTCAGCCATTGTTCTCCGACAAGAAGACCCCGGGCGTGATCCATACCGCGCCCGCCGCCGGCGTGATCAGCGCCATTCACCGTGGCGAGCAGCGTGTACTGCAGTCGGTGGTGATCGATGTCGACGGCGACGACGAAGTTCGTTTCGAGCAATATCCCGCCGCGCAACTCGACCAGTTGGACGCGCAGCAGGTGCGTGACAACCTGGTGCGGTCCGGCCTCTGGACCGCCCTGCGCACCCGGCCATTCAGCCGCGTGCCGGCCATCGACGCCACCCCCAGCTCGATCTTCGTGACCGCGATGGATACTCATCCGCTGGCCGCCGATCCCGCCATCGTGATCGCCGAGCACGCCGAAGACTTCGAGCACGGCCTCAAGGTCCTCGCCCGCCTGGCGCGCGTCTTCCTCTGCAAGGCCGAGGATGCCAGCCTGCCGGGCGAAGGCCTGGCCCAGGTCCGCAGTGAGTCCTTCGCCGGGCCGCATCCGGCTGGCCTGCCCGGTACCCACATCCATTTCCTCGATCCGGTGAGCGCCAGCAAAAGCGTCTGGCACATTGGCTATCAGGATGTGATCGCCATCGGCAAGCTGTTCACCAGCGGTCGGCTCTGGGTCGAGCGTGTGGTCGCCCTGGCGGGGCCGGCGGTGGAGAAGCCGCGCCTGCTGCGCACCCGTCTGGGCGCGAACCTGGACGAACTCACCGCCGGTGAGCTGCAGCCCGGTGCGAATCGCGTGGTCTCCGGCTCCCTGCTCGGCGGACGCACGTCTCGTGGCGCCTGCGCCTACCTGGGTCGCTATCACCTGCAGGTGTCCTGCCTTGCGGAAGGCAGTGATCGCGAGCTGCTGCACTACCTGCGCGCCGGGGTGAACAAGCATTCGGTGCTGAACATCTTCGTTTCCAAGCTGCTGGGTGGCCGCAAGTTCGCCTTCAGCACCAGCACCAACGGCAGCCCGCGCGCCATGGTGCCGGTGGGCAACTACGAGGCAGTGATGCCCCTGGACATCCTGCCCACTCAACTGCTGCGCTACCTGATTGTCGGCGACACCGAAATGGCGCAGAAGCTCGGCTGCCTGGAGCTGGATGAAGAGGACCTGGCACTGTGCAGCTACGTCTGCGCCGGCAAGTATGAGTACGGCCCGATCCTTCGGGACAACCTCAGCCGTATCGAGAAGGAGGGCTGA
- a CDS encoding NADH:ubiquinone reductase (Na(+)-transporting) subunit B produces MGLRKFLDKIEHNFEQGGRYEKWYALYEAIDTFFYRPASVTRTTAHVRDGIDLKRMMITVWLCTFPAMFFGMWNVGYQANLVFAQSPELLAAQDGWRFALIGSLGGFDPNSLWDNFIQGAAWFLPIYAVTFIVGGFWEVLFASIRRHEVNEGFFVTSVLFALTLPPSIPLWQVALGISFGVVLGKEVFGGTGKNFLNPALAGRAFLFFAYPAQISGDGVWTAVDGFAGATSLGLGAAGGVESIVGHGISWMDAFLGTIHGSIGETSTLAILIGGGVLLITRIASWRIVAGVMLGMIASSWLFNAIGSETNPMFAMPWYWHLVLGGFAFGMMFMATDPVSASMTDTGKWVFGALIGLMVVLIRVVNPAFPEGMMLAILFANLFAPLIDHFVVQANIKRRLARNG; encoded by the coding sequence ATGGGCCTGCGCAAATTCCTCGACAAGATCGAGCACAACTTCGAGCAGGGCGGTCGTTACGAAAAGTGGTACGCCCTCTACGAGGCGATCGACACCTTTTTCTATCGCCCCGCCAGCGTCACCCGCACCACCGCGCACGTGCGCGACGGCATCGACCTCAAGCGGATGATGATCACCGTCTGGCTCTGCACCTTCCCGGCCATGTTCTTCGGCATGTGGAACGTCGGCTACCAGGCCAACCTGGTGTTCGCCCAGAGCCCCGAGCTGCTGGCGGCCCAGGATGGCTGGCGCTTCGCCCTGATCGGCTCCCTGGGCGGGTTCGACCCGAACAGCCTGTGGGACAACTTCATCCAGGGCGCTGCCTGGTTCCTGCCCATCTATGCCGTGACCTTCATCGTCGGCGGCTTCTGGGAGGTGCTGTTCGCCTCCATCCGTCGCCATGAGGTGAACGAAGGCTTCTTCGTTACCTCGGTGCTCTTCGCCCTGACCCTGCCGCCGAGCATTCCGCTGTGGCAGGTGGCGCTGGGCATCAGCTTTGGCGTGGTGCTGGGCAAGGAAGTCTTCGGCGGTACCGGCAAGAACTTCCTCAACCCGGCCCTTGCCGGCCGCGCCTTCCTGTTCTTCGCCTATCCGGCGCAGATATCCGGCGACGGAGTCTGGACCGCGGTGGACGGCTTCGCCGGCGCGACCTCCCTGGGCCTTGGCGCTGCCGGTGGCGTGGAGAGCATCGTCGGTCACGGCATCAGCTGGATGGACGCTTTCCTCGGCACTATCCATGGCTCCATCGGCGAGACCAGCACCCTGGCCATCCTGATTGGCGGCGGCGTGCTGCTGATCACCCGCATCGCCTCCTGGCGCATCGTCGCCGGCGTGATGCTGGGCATGATCGCCAGCAGTTGGCTGTTCAATGCCATCGGTTCCGAGACGAATCCGATGTTCGCCATGCCCTGGTACTGGCACCTGGTCCTGGGCGGCTTCGCCTTCGGCATGATGTTCATGGCCACCGACCCGGTCTCCGCCTCCATGACCGACACCGGCAAATGGGTCTTTGGCGCCCTGATCGGCCTGATGGTGGTATTGATCCGCGTGGTCAACCCGGCCTTCCCGGAAGGCATGATGCTGGCGATTCTCTTCGCCAACCTGTTCGCGCCCCTGATCGACCATTTCGTCGTCCAGGCCAATATCAAGCGGAGGCTGGCACGCAATGGCTGA
- a CDS encoding Na(+)-translocating NADH-quinone reductase subunit C, whose translation MADQKESTVRTLMVALVVCLVCSVFVAGGAVALKPVQVENRELDKQRSILAIAGLDEPGMSAGEVKKRYAERITAKVVDLSSGDFTDAVQAAGFDPLKAAKDPTLSDALPAGQDIASIKRRERYSTVYLVEQDGKLDTLILPVRGYGLWSTLYGFLALKGDLNTVVGLGFYQHGETPGLGGEVDNPKWKALWNGKSLFDEQGQLAIQIIKGSVDSASPNAVHQVDGLAGATLTSKGVNNLLHFWLGENGFGPFLDKLNKGGA comes from the coding sequence ATGGCTGACCAGAAAGAATCCACTGTCCGCACCCTGATGGTGGCCCTGGTGGTCTGCCTGGTGTGTTCCGTGTTCGTCGCTGGCGGCGCCGTCGCGCTCAAGCCGGTGCAGGTGGAGAACCGCGAGCTGGACAAGCAGCGCAGCATTCTCGCCATCGCCGGCCTGGACGAGCCGGGCATGTCCGCTGGCGAGGTGAAGAAGCGTTACGCCGAACGCATCACCGCCAAGGTGGTTGACCTGTCCAGCGGCGACTTCACCGACGCGGTCCAGGCGGCCGGCTTCGATCCGCTGAAGGCCGCCAAGGACCCGACGCTCTCCGATGCGCTGCCCGCCGGGCAGGACATCGCGTCCATCAAGCGTCGCGAGCGTTATTCCACCGTCTACCTGGTGGAGCAGGACGGCAAGCTCGATACCCTGATCCTTCCGGTGCGAGGTTATGGCCTGTGGTCCACCCTCTACGGCTTCCTGGCGCTCAAGGGTGACCTGAACACCGTGGTCGGCCTCGGCTTCTACCAGCACGGCGAGACGCCCGGTCTGGGTGGCGAGGTGGACAATCCGAAGTGGAAGGCGCTGTGGAACGGCAAGAGCCTGTTCGACGAGCAGGGCCAACTGGCGATCCAGATCATCAAGGGCAGCGTCGATTCCGCCTCGCCCAATGCCGTTCACCAGGTGGACGGCCTGGCCGGCGCCACGCTGACCAGCAAGGGCGTCAACAACCTGCTGCATTTCTGGCTCGGCGAGAATGGCTTCGGTCCGTTCCTGGACAAGCTGAACAAGGGAGGAGCATGA
- a CDS encoding NADH:ubiquinone reductase (Na(+)-transporting) subunit D, producing the protein MSMAQPTIRSVLLDPILHNNPIGLQILGICSALAVTSNLKTALVMSVALTLVTGFSNLFISMIRSQIPSSIRMIVQMVIIASLVIVVDQVLKAYAFSLSKQLSVFVGLIITNCIVMGRAEAFAMANPPLLSFFDGIGNGLGYSAMLVLLGIVRELFGAGKLLGYEVLPVINDGGWYQPNGLLLLPPSAFFLIGLIIWTLRSWKTEQKEAPSYKIAPQVSNKEAY; encoded by the coding sequence ATGAGCATGGCGCAACCGACTATCCGCTCGGTCCTGCTGGACCCGATCCTGCACAACAACCCCATCGGCCTGCAGATCCTCGGCATCTGCTCGGCGCTGGCGGTCACTTCGAACCTGAAGACCGCGCTGGTGATGTCCGTCGCCCTGACCCTGGTGACCGGCTTCTCCAACCTGTTCATCTCGATGATCCGCAGCCAGATCCCGAGCTCCATCCGCATGATCGTGCAGATGGTGATCATCGCCTCGCTGGTGATCGTGGTCGATCAGGTGCTCAAGGCCTATGCCTTCAGTCTGTCCAAGCAGCTTTCGGTGTTCGTCGGCCTGATCATCACCAACTGTATCGTGATGGGCCGCGCGGAAGCCTTCGCGATGGCCAACCCGCCGCTGCTGTCCTTCTTCGACGGCATCGGCAACGGCCTGGGCTACAGCGCCATGCTGGTCCTGCTCGGCATCGTTCGCGAGCTGTTCGGCGCCGGCAAGTTGCTGGGCTACGAGGTGCTGCCGGTGATCAATGACGGCGGCTGGTACCAGCCCAACGGCCTGCTGCTGTTGCCGCCTTCGGCCTTCTTCCTGATCGGCCTGATCATCTGGACCCTGCGCAGTTGGAAGACTGAGCAGAAGGAAGCGCCGAGCTACAAGATCGCGCCCCAGGTATCCAACAAGGAGGCCTACTGA